Proteins from a single region of Hymenobacter aquaticus:
- the kaiC gene encoding circadian clock protein KaiC — MLDNATTPSAGRPSALPTLPKAPSGIDGLDEITEGGLPLGRPTLICGGAGCGKTLMGIEFLVRGILDHNEPGVLMTFEESAAELAANVTSLGFDLPELQARKMLRIDQVHVDRSEIEETGEYDLEGLFIRLGHAIDSIGAKRVVLDTIEALFSGFPNQGVLRSEIRRLFHWLKAKGVTTIITAERGEGSLTRQGLEEYVSDCVILLDNRVIDQITTRRLRIVKYRGSTHGTNEYPYLIMETGISVLPVTSLQLNHEVSDEIVSSGIPALDEMFGRRGYYKGSSVLITGTAGTAKTTLAATFAAEVCRHHGRCLFLAFEESPQQLVRNMQSVSIDLAPYLASGQLHIEASRPTLNGLERHLVTIHRLIKELKPAAVVIDPISNLISVGNLGEVKSMLIRLIDYLKVNNITALFTSLISGRNVQQEMTEEGVSSLVDTWISVRDLEGIGERNRGISILKSRGMSHSNKVREFLVTEEGIQLLDVVIGPGGIVTGASRLTQQLQEQAQLLAAQQELERKDRELERRRRVLEATIGNMRTEFESVEEELRQINTEEQARQQALAEGKAQFTQPLPPQPAGAPSHHA, encoded by the coding sequence ATGCTAGATAACGCCACTACTCCTTCCGCCGGCCGGCCTTCGGCGCTGCCTACGCTGCCCAAAGCGCCTTCGGGCATTGATGGCCTGGACGAAATAACGGAAGGAGGCCTGCCCCTGGGCCGCCCCACGCTGATCTGCGGCGGGGCCGGCTGCGGCAAAACCCTGATGGGCATCGAGTTTCTGGTGCGCGGCATCCTGGACCACAACGAGCCCGGCGTGCTGATGACGTTCGAGGAATCGGCGGCCGAGCTGGCCGCCAACGTCACCTCCCTGGGCTTCGACCTGCCTGAGCTGCAGGCCCGGAAAATGCTGCGCATCGACCAGGTCCACGTCGACCGGTCCGAAATTGAGGAAACCGGCGAGTACGACCTGGAGGGCCTCTTTATCCGCCTGGGCCACGCCATCGACTCCATCGGGGCCAAGCGCGTGGTGCTCGACACCATCGAGGCCCTGTTCTCGGGCTTTCCCAACCAGGGCGTGCTACGCTCCGAAATCCGCCGCCTGTTTCACTGGCTGAAAGCCAAGGGCGTGACGACCATCATCACCGCCGAGCGGGGCGAGGGCAGCCTGACCCGGCAGGGCCTGGAAGAGTACGTGTCCGACTGCGTGATTCTGCTCGATAACCGCGTTATCGACCAGATTACCACCCGGCGCCTGCGCATCGTCAAGTACCGGGGCAGCACCCACGGCACCAACGAGTATCCGTACCTGATTATGGAAACCGGCATTTCGGTGCTGCCCGTTACCTCCTTGCAGCTCAACCACGAAGTCTCGGACGAAATCGTCTCGTCCGGGATTCCGGCTCTGGATGAGATGTTCGGCCGCCGCGGCTATTACAAGGGCAGCAGCGTGCTGATTACCGGCACCGCGGGTACGGCCAAAACGACGCTGGCCGCCACCTTCGCCGCCGAAGTCTGCCGCCACCACGGCCGCTGCCTGTTTCTGGCCTTCGAGGAGTCGCCCCAGCAGCTGGTGCGCAACATGCAGTCGGTCAGCATCGACCTGGCCCCGTACCTGGCCAGCGGGCAGCTGCACATTGAGGCGTCGCGGCCCACGCTCAACGGCCTGGAGCGCCACCTGGTCACGATTCATCGGCTCATCAAGGAGCTCAAGCCCGCCGCGGTGGTTATCGACCCGATCAGCAACCTGATTTCGGTGGGCAACCTGGGCGAGGTGAAAAGCATGCTCATCCGCCTGATCGACTACCTGAAAGTCAACAACATCACGGCCCTGTTCACTTCCCTGATCAGCGGGCGTAACGTGCAGCAGGAAATGACCGAGGAAGGCGTCTCGTCCCTGGTCGACACCTGGATCAGCGTGCGCGACCTGGAAGGCATCGGGGAGCGGAACCGGGGCATCAGCATTCTGAAGTCGCGCGGCATGAGCCACTCCAACAAGGTGCGCGAGTTTCTGGTCACCGAAGAAGGCATCCAGCTGCTCGACGTGGTAATTGGGCCCGGGGGCATCGTTACCGGGGCCAGCCGCCTCACCCAGCAGCTGCAGGAGCAGGCCCAGCTACTAGCCGCCCAGCAGGAGCTGGAGCGCAAAGACCGGGAGCTGGAGCGCCGCCGCCGCGTGCTCGAAGCCACCATCGGCAACATGCGCACCGAGTTTGAGTCGGTGGAGGAGGAGCTGCGCCAGATCAATACCGAGGAGCAGGCCCGCCAGCAGGCCCTGGCCGAGGGCAAGGCCCAGTTCACCCAGCCGCTGCCGCCGCAGCCGGCCGGGGCTCCGTCGCACCACGCATAA
- the holA gene encoding DNA polymerase III subunit delta, which translates to MLSTPDEILQQLRQRHYAPVYFLQGEEPYYVDYIADILEKHVLPEHDRGFNQVVLYGKDTDVATILGQAKRFPMMAERSVVIVKEAQAVADLEAEKTFPFLEAYLKNPLNTTVLVFCYKHKTLDARKKLGKLLAEKAVVMTSKKLYDNQVPAWITSYVRGKKQQITGQATAMLAEYIGTELSRLTNEIDKLLLNVPAGQAIDEELVQRMVGISKDYNIFELQKALVQRDVLKANRILGYFEANPKANPLIPNLTLLFGFFTKLLVLHQRGNPSDADFKKLGILNSFAQKDYSQAMRVYDFGRTRAIIHLIRRADLQSKGVESGSMSDGEILRELVFLILHPVPLSAVTGS; encoded by the coding sequence TTGCTTTCCACCCCCGACGAAATTCTGCAGCAGCTGCGCCAGCGGCACTACGCGCCCGTGTACTTCCTGCAGGGCGAGGAGCCCTACTACGTGGACTACATTGCCGACATCCTGGAAAAGCACGTGCTGCCCGAGCACGACCGGGGCTTCAACCAGGTGGTGCTCTACGGCAAGGATACCGACGTGGCCACCATTCTGGGCCAGGCCAAGCGCTTCCCGATGATGGCCGAACGCTCGGTCGTCATCGTCAAGGAAGCCCAGGCCGTGGCCGATCTGGAGGCGGAAAAGACGTTTCCGTTTCTGGAAGCCTACCTGAAAAACCCGCTCAACACCACCGTGCTGGTGTTCTGCTACAAGCACAAAACCCTGGACGCGCGCAAGAAGCTGGGTAAGCTGCTGGCCGAAAAGGCGGTGGTAATGACCAGCAAAAAGCTCTACGACAACCAGGTGCCGGCCTGGATTACGAGCTACGTGCGGGGCAAAAAGCAGCAGATAACCGGGCAGGCCACGGCCATGCTGGCCGAGTACATCGGCACCGAGCTAAGCCGGCTGACCAACGAAATCGACAAGCTGCTGCTCAACGTGCCGGCCGGGCAGGCCATCGACGAGGAGTTGGTGCAGCGCATGGTGGGCATCAGCAAGGACTACAACATCTTCGAGCTGCAGAAGGCCCTGGTGCAGCGCGACGTGCTCAAGGCCAACCGCATCCTGGGCTACTTCGAGGCCAACCCCAAGGCCAACCCGCTGATTCCGAACCTGACCCTGCTCTTCGGCTTTTTCACCAAGCTGCTCGTGCTCCACCAGCGCGGCAACCCCAGTGACGCCGACTTTAAAAAGCTGGGCATCCTGAACAGCTTTGCCCAGAAAGACTACAGCCAGGCTATGCGGGTGTACGACTTCGGCCGCACCCGCGCCATCATTCACCTCATCCGCCGGGCCGATTTGCAGAGCAAGGGCGTGGAAAGCGGCTCGATGAGCGACGGGGAGATTCTGCGGGAATTAGTCTTTCTGATTCTGCACCCGGTGCCGCTGAGCGCGGTGACGGGCAGCTGA
- the tyrS gene encoding tyrosine--tRNA ligase: MDLLEELRWRGMFHDMMPGTDEHLRTAAPITGYIGFDPTAASLHIGNLATIMLLVHLQRAGHRPLALVGGATGMIGDPSGKSAERNLLDEAALRRNQAGIQAQLEKFLVFDDSPTGARVVNNYDWFKDFGFLQFLREVGKHLTVNYMMAKDSVKRRIGGNEDSGSEGISYTEFSYQLLQGYDFFHLYKELGTTLQMGASDQWGNITTGTELIRRMTGGEGKAYALTGQLITKADGTKYGKSETGTVWLDPTMTSPYQFYQFFLGAADADVPRLIRVFTLLTQAEIEALEAEHAQAPHLRLLQKALAKDVTIRVHSEEAFEAALAASQVLFGGGDLATLDEATLLDVFAGVPHVEISRGELADLDALTLLSTATGGAIFASKGEARKMVQNNGVKLNRQKVTLEQSATAVAPLLEKYLVAQKGKSYFLIKLV, encoded by the coding sequence TTGGACTTACTAGAAGAGCTCCGCTGGCGCGGGATGTTTCACGACATGATGCCCGGCACCGATGAGCATTTGCGCACGGCTGCGCCCATCACCGGCTACATCGGCTTCGACCCCACCGCGGCCTCGCTGCACATCGGCAACCTGGCCACCATCATGCTGCTGGTGCACCTGCAGCGCGCCGGCCACCGGCCCCTGGCCCTGGTGGGCGGCGCCACCGGTATGATTGGCGACCCCTCGGGCAAATCGGCCGAGCGCAACCTGCTCGACGAAGCGGCTTTGCGCCGCAACCAGGCCGGCATTCAGGCCCAGCTGGAGAAATTCCTGGTGTTCGACGACTCGCCCACCGGGGCCCGGGTGGTCAACAACTACGACTGGTTCAAGGACTTCGGCTTCCTGCAGTTCCTGCGTGAAGTCGGCAAGCACCTGACCGTGAACTACATGATGGCCAAGGACTCCGTGAAGCGTCGCATCGGCGGCAATGAGGATTCCGGCTCAGAAGGCATCAGCTACACCGAGTTCAGCTACCAGCTACTACAGGGCTACGACTTTTTCCACCTCTACAAGGAGCTGGGCACCACCCTGCAAATGGGCGCTTCTGACCAGTGGGGCAACATCACGACCGGCACTGAGCTGATCCGGCGCATGACGGGCGGGGAAGGCAAAGCCTACGCCCTCACCGGCCAGCTCATTACCAAAGCCGACGGCACCAAGTACGGCAAGAGCGAAACCGGCACCGTCTGGCTCGACCCCACGATGACCTCGCCCTACCAGTTCTACCAGTTCTTCCTGGGCGCCGCCGATGCCGACGTGCCCCGCTTGATCCGGGTGTTTACCCTGCTCACCCAGGCCGAAATCGAAGCCCTGGAAGCCGAGCACGCCCAGGCCCCCCACCTGCGCCTCCTGCAGAAGGCCCTGGCCAAGGACGTGACCATCCGGGTGCACTCCGAGGAAGCTTTTGAGGCCGCCCTGGCCGCCTCGCAGGTGCTCTTCGGCGGCGGCGACCTGGCCACGCTCGACGAGGCCACCCTGCTCGACGTGTTTGCCGGCGTGCCCCACGTGGAAATCAGCCGCGGCGAGCTGGCCGACCTCGACGCGCTGACCCTGCTGAGCACGGCCACGGGCGGCGCTATCTTCGCCAGCAAGGGCGAGGCCCGCAAAATGGTGCAGAACAACGGCGTGAAGCTCAACCGCCAGAAAGTAACCCTGGAGCAGTCGGCTACGGCCGTGGCACCCCTGCTGGAGAAGTACCTGGTCGCCCAGAAAGGCAAGAGCTACTTCCTGATCAAGCTGGTTTAA
- a CDS encoding aminotransferase class I/II-fold pyridoxal phosphate-dependent enzyme, which produces MDLFEKIAANRGPLGSHSHYAHGYFTFPKLEGEIEPRMIFRGKEVLTWSLNNYLGLANHPEVRKADAEAAAQYGMALPMGARMMSGNSNLHEQLESELADFVHKPDCMLLNFGYQGVVSIIDAMVGRHDVIVYDAESHACIIDGVRLHAGKRFVYVHNDMESLEKQLERAKRITDETGGGILVITEGVFGMSGNQGNLKGVVALKEKYEFRLFVDDAHGFGTMGTTGAGTGEEQGVQDGIDLYFSTFAKSMASIGAFVAGPESVIEYLRYNMRSQIFAKSLPMPLVVGAIKRLELLRTQPELKDNLWTVVRALQSGLREKGFNIGTTTSPVTPVFLNGQIPDATQITFDLRENHGIFCSIVVYPVVPKGVIMLRLIPTAAHSLSDVDQTIKAFEVVAEKLDKGLYSKTEAVPAS; this is translated from the coding sequence GTGGATCTTTTCGAAAAGATTGCCGCGAACCGCGGCCCACTGGGCAGCCATTCGCACTACGCCCACGGCTACTTCACTTTCCCCAAGCTGGAAGGCGAGATTGAGCCCCGTATGATTTTTCGCGGCAAAGAGGTTCTTACCTGGAGCTTGAATAATTACCTGGGCCTGGCCAACCACCCCGAGGTGCGCAAGGCCGATGCCGAGGCCGCTGCCCAGTACGGCATGGCCCTGCCCATGGGCGCGCGGATGATGTCGGGCAACTCCAACCTGCACGAGCAGCTGGAAAGTGAGCTGGCCGACTTCGTGCACAAGCCCGACTGCATGCTGCTCAACTTCGGCTACCAGGGCGTGGTGTCTATCATCGACGCTATGGTCGGCCGCCACGACGTCATCGTGTACGACGCCGAGTCGCACGCCTGCATCATCGACGGGGTGCGCCTGCACGCGGGCAAGCGCTTCGTGTACGTGCACAACGACATGGAGAGCCTGGAGAAGCAGCTCGAGCGCGCCAAGCGCATCACCGACGAAACCGGCGGCGGCATCCTGGTCATCACCGAGGGCGTGTTCGGCATGTCGGGCAACCAGGGCAACCTCAAAGGCGTGGTGGCTTTGAAGGAAAAATACGAGTTCCGCTTGTTCGTTGACGACGCCCACGGCTTCGGCACGATGGGCACGACGGGCGCCGGCACGGGCGAAGAACAGGGCGTACAGGACGGGATTGACCTTTATTTTTCGACCTTCGCCAAGAGCATGGCCAGCATCGGCGCCTTCGTCGCCGGGCCCGAAAGCGTAATTGAATATTTGCGCTACAACATGCGGAGCCAGATTTTCGCCAAATCCCTGCCCATGCCGCTGGTAGTGGGCGCCATCAAGCGCCTGGAGCTCCTCCGGACCCAGCCCGAGCTGAAAGACAATCTGTGGACCGTCGTACGGGCCCTGCAGAGCGGTTTGCGCGAAAAAGGCTTCAACATCGGCACCACGACGTCGCCCGTGACGCCCGTGTTCCTGAACGGCCAAATCCCCGACGCCACGCAAATAACCTTCGATTTGCGCGAGAATCACGGTATTTTCTGCTCTATCGTGGTGTATCCGGTCGTGCCCAAGGGCGTTATCATGCTCCGCCTGATTCCGACGGCCGCCCATTCGCTGAGCGACGTGGACCAGACCATCAAGGCCTTTGAAGTAGTGGCCGAGAAGCTTGATAAAGGCCTTTATTCGAAAACGGAGGCTGTGCCGGCCAGCTAG
- the accC gene encoding acetyl-CoA carboxylase biotin carboxylase subunit produces MKEIKKLLVANRGEIALRVLRSAKEMGLQTVAIYSEADRNALHVRYADEAVCVGGPQSSESYLRGDAILEVCRRLGVDAIHPGYGFLSENAEFARMVTEAGLIFVGPSPEAMNIMGDKLSAKQAVKAYDIPLVPGTDEAISDVEEAKRIAAEVGFPILIKASAGGGGKGMRIVNNSEEFEEQMQLAINEATSAFGDGSVFIEKFVTGPRHIEIQVLGDEHGNIVHLFERECSIQRRHQKVIEEAPSSVLTPELRAEMGRCAVDVARACNYTGAGTVEFLLDDQRNFYFLEMNTRLQVEHPVTEQITGLDLVKEQIRVAQGLPLPFSQEDLTITGHALELRVYAEDPQNNFLPDIGTLTTYVRPQGPGVRVDDGFEQGMDIPIYYDPMIAKLVTFGKDRTEAIERMLRAIDEYQITGIQTTLPFGSYVLRHPAFVSGDFDTNFVRDHFTPADLDAKPDETTAKLAAVLTTMLMSEKKAPAAASSDAPAATGSNWKRNRLGVR; encoded by the coding sequence ATGAAAGAAATCAAGAAGCTGCTGGTCGCTAACCGCGGCGAAATTGCCCTGCGCGTGCTGCGCTCGGCCAAGGAAATGGGCCTGCAGACCGTGGCCATCTACTCGGAAGCCGACCGCAACGCCCTGCACGTGCGCTACGCCGATGAGGCCGTGTGCGTGGGCGGGCCGCAGTCGTCGGAAAGCTACCTGCGCGGCGACGCTATCTTAGAAGTGTGCCGCCGCCTGGGCGTCGACGCCATTCACCCCGGCTACGGCTTTTTGTCGGAAAACGCGGAGTTTGCCCGCATGGTCACCGAGGCCGGGCTGATTTTCGTGGGGCCCTCGCCCGAGGCCATGAATATTATGGGCGACAAGCTCTCGGCCAAGCAGGCCGTGAAGGCCTACGACATCCCGCTGGTACCCGGCACCGACGAGGCTATTTCGGACGTAGAAGAAGCCAAGCGCATTGCCGCCGAAGTGGGTTTCCCGATTCTGATCAAGGCTTCGGCCGGCGGCGGCGGCAAGGGTATGCGCATCGTGAACAACTCCGAGGAGTTTGAGGAGCAGATGCAGCTGGCCATCAACGAGGCTACTTCGGCCTTTGGCGACGGCTCGGTCTTCATCGAAAAGTTCGTGACCGGCCCGCGCCACATCGAAATCCAGGTGCTGGGCGACGAGCACGGCAACATCGTGCATTTGTTTGAGCGCGAGTGCTCGATTCAGCGCCGCCACCAGAAAGTCATTGAGGAGGCGCCTTCCTCGGTGCTCACGCCCGAGCTGCGGGCCGAAATGGGCCGCTGCGCCGTCGACGTGGCCCGGGCCTGCAACTACACCGGGGCCGGCACCGTGGAGTTTCTGCTCGACGACCAGCGCAACTTCTACTTCCTGGAGATGAACACCCGCCTGCAGGTGGAGCACCCCGTGACCGAGCAAATCACCGGCCTCGACCTGGTGAAAGAGCAGATCCGGGTGGCCCAGGGCCTGCCCCTGCCCTTTTCGCAGGAGGATCTGACCATCACCGGCCACGCCCTGGAGCTGCGCGTGTACGCCGAAGACCCGCAGAACAACTTCCTGCCCGACATCGGCACGCTGACCACCTACGTGCGCCCCCAGGGCCCGGGCGTGCGCGTGGATGACGGCTTCGAGCAGGGCATGGACATCCCGATTTACTACGACCCGATGATTGCCAAGCTCGTCACCTTCGGCAAGGACCGCACCGAGGCCATCGAGCGGATGCTGCGCGCCATCGACGAGTACCAGATTACCGGCATCCAGACCACCTTGCCCTTCGGCAGCTACGTGCTGCGCCACCCGGCCTTCGTCAGCGGCGACTTCGACACGAACTTCGTGCGCGACCATTTCACCCCCGCCGACCTCGACGCGAAACCCGACGAAACCACCGCCAAGCTCGCCGCCGTGCTCACGACCATGCTCATGAGCGAAAAGAAAGCCCCGGCCGCGGCTTCTTCCGATGCTCCGGCCGCTACGGGCTCGAATTGGAAGCGGAACCGGCTGGGCGTGCGGTAG
- a CDS encoding helix-turn-helix transcriptional regulator → MSRRVRASDSFIFRLRAWFGLRQDQLALYAGVSKATIQAVESGRRTAPSKMLLALRPLLMQLPPPTAPPTLTKRAAPLAAPLPMGTLPVGAGTPLPDAEELDFRRRVCLHQAAGLRMQTEKIEEQARVIARWAQALPALLEAHPAPTAEEIAADEDAVEHHTWLLGWLRRQARPLPAEEVTRWHLLQARMAALEAEAATLAARLPPAPATE, encoded by the coding sequence ATGTCCCGCCGTGTCCGCGCTTCCGACAGTTTTATTTTCCGGCTACGGGCATGGTTTGGCCTGCGCCAGGACCAGCTGGCCCTCTACGCCGGGGTCAGCAAGGCCACGATTCAGGCGGTGGAAAGTGGGCGGCGCACGGCCCCGAGTAAAATGCTGCTGGCGTTGCGGCCCCTGTTGATGCAGCTGCCCCCTCCTACAGCCCCGCCTACGCTGACGAAGAGAGCCGCCCCCCTTGCCGCGCCGCTGCCAATGGGTACCTTGCCCGTCGGGGCCGGCACGCCGCTGCCGGATGCGGAGGAGCTGGATTTTCGGCGGCGCGTGTGTTTGCACCAGGCCGCGGGCCTGCGCATGCAGACCGAGAAAATCGAAGAGCAGGCCCGCGTTATTGCGCGCTGGGCGCAGGCCCTGCCCGCGCTGCTGGAGGCCCACCCCGCCCCCACCGCCGAGGAAATTGCGGCCGATGAGGACGCGGTAGAGCACCACACCTGGCTGCTGGGCTGGCTCCGGCGGCAGGCCCGGCCGTTGCCGGCCGAGGAAGTCACCCGCTGGCACCTGCTGCAAGCCCGCATGGCGGCGCTGGAGGCCGAAGCCGCTACGCTGGCCGCCCGGCTGCCGCCGGCACCAGCTACCGAATAA
- a CDS encoding sensor histidine kinase: protein MTLFPAAEDALSDEALAARLFPGGGEMGARIRALDWSATLLGPMRTWPQSLRTAVSIMLGSRFPMMVHWGPELVHFYNDGYATILQGKHPGALGQPAEPWWREMWPFLLSIFEPVWAGQTTFFENGLVLPNRQGFVEEAYFTFSHSPIYDEAGAVGGIFVTALETTTTVLQQRRLALLSHLTAQTALSALPAEAAQHIIAALATNAADIPFALLYAHEQSTPQAQLRAWFGLPAGEPAAPATLPIDSAAPPQVGWPLAEVLHAGRPLLVESLAVRFSAWPVGTWKEAPTQALLLPLQAGPSSTGTTNILIVGLSARRPLDEAYHTFFDLVADYAGRALARATATHEAQRLNQALREANTSLDSFVHIVAHDLKAPATNLRSLLDVYREEAPGPTKDHVLTLLDQEIDRLTGTVQGLLRVVHAQHGAAAPATEVVAFADVFATVRAEVAELLHQQQGRLTADFLAAPRALYPRIYLESILKNLVHNALKYRAADRAPLIHVRTQRQGAEVVLTVADNGRGINLPRDRARLFQAFTRLTAEGEGAGLGLHMIQSIIQQRGGTLDVSSTPGLGTTFTVTLPEAGPA, encoded by the coding sequence ATGACCCTGTTCCCTGCTGCCGAAGACGCGTTATCCGATGAAGCCTTAGCGGCGCGCCTGTTTCCCGGCGGCGGGGAAATGGGGGCCCGCATCCGGGCCCTGGACTGGTCGGCGACCCTGCTCGGGCCCATGCGCACCTGGCCCCAGAGCCTGCGCACGGCGGTCAGCATCATGCTGGGCTCCCGCTTTCCGATGATGGTGCACTGGGGCCCCGAGCTGGTGCACTTCTACAACGACGGCTACGCCACCATCCTGCAAGGCAAGCACCCCGGCGCGCTGGGCCAGCCCGCCGAGCCCTGGTGGCGGGAGATGTGGCCGTTTCTGCTTTCCATCTTCGAGCCCGTCTGGGCCGGGCAAACCACGTTTTTCGAGAACGGGCTGGTGTTGCCCAACCGCCAGGGCTTCGTGGAAGAGGCCTACTTCACCTTTTCCCACAGCCCGATCTACGACGAGGCCGGCGCGGTCGGGGGCATCTTCGTGACGGCCCTGGAAACCACCACCACGGTGCTGCAGCAGCGCCGCCTGGCCCTGCTCTCCCACCTGACGGCCCAGACGGCCCTGTCGGCGTTGCCCGCCGAGGCGGCCCAGCACATCATTGCGGCCCTGGCCACCAACGCGGCCGACATTCCCTTTGCCCTGCTCTACGCCCACGAGCAAAGTACCCCGCAGGCCCAGCTGCGCGCCTGGTTCGGCCTGCCCGCCGGCGAGCCGGCCGCCCCGGCGACGCTGCCAATCGACTCGGCTGCGCCTCCGCAGGTAGGCTGGCCCCTGGCCGAGGTACTCCACGCGGGCCGCCCGCTGCTGGTCGAAAGCCTGGCCGTGCGGTTTAGCGCCTGGCCCGTCGGCACCTGGAAGGAGGCGCCCACCCAGGCCCTGCTGTTGCCCCTGCAGGCCGGCCCCAGCAGCACCGGCACCACCAACATCCTGATTGTGGGCCTGAGTGCCCGCCGGCCGCTGGACGAGGCCTACCACACCTTCTTCGACCTAGTGGCCGACTACGCGGGCCGGGCGCTGGCGCGGGCTACCGCCACCCACGAGGCCCAGCGCCTCAACCAGGCCCTGCGCGAGGCCAATACCTCCCTGGACTCCTTCGTGCACATCGTGGCGCACGACTTAAAAGCGCCGGCCACGAATCTGCGCAGCCTGCTGGACGTGTACCGGGAAGAGGCTCCCGGCCCCACCAAAGACCACGTCCTGACGCTGCTGGACCAGGAAATCGACCGGCTTACCGGCACGGTGCAGGGCCTGCTGCGGGTGGTGCACGCCCAGCACGGGGCGGCGGCCCCTGCTACCGAAGTAGTGGCCTTTGCCGACGTGTTTGCCACGGTGCGGGCCGAAGTGGCCGAGTTGCTGCACCAGCAGCAAGGCCGGCTCACGGCCGATTTTCTGGCGGCCCCCCGGGCGCTGTACCCGCGCATCTACCTGGAAAGCATCCTGAAAAACCTGGTGCACAACGCCCTCAAGTACCGGGCCGCCGACCGGGCGCCGCTGATTCACGTGCGTACCCAGCGGCAGGGCGCGGAAGTGGTGCTCACCGTGGCCGACAACGGGCGCGGCATCAACCTGCCCCGGGACCGGGCCCGCCTGTTTCAGGCCTTCACCCGCCTGACGGCCGAGGGCGAAGGCGCGGGGCTGGGCCTGCACATGATTCAGTCCATTATCCAGCAGCGCGGCGGCACGCTGGACGTCAGCAGCACCCCCGGCCTCGGCACAACCTTCACCGTGACCCTGCCCGAAGCCGGTCCGGCGTAA
- the bshB1 gene encoding bacillithiol biosynthesis deacetylase BshB1 translates to MKLDILAFGAHPDDVEMSAAGTLLAAAALGKKIGIVDFTRGELGTRGTPATRAAEAEAASRILGLSARENLGLPDGFFRNDREHQLPLIAALRRYQPDVVLCNAIQDRHPDHGRGASLASEACFLSGLRMIETFDADGQPQQPWRPRTVYHYIQDRQIAPDFVVDITEFWPGKWASIQAYKTQFFDPNSQEPVTYLSTPVFTQFMEARAREFGHIIGVEFGEGFTRQRPVGVRDITALL, encoded by the coding sequence ATGAAACTCGATATTCTGGCCTTTGGCGCCCATCCCGATGACGTTGAAATGTCGGCCGCCGGCACCTTGCTGGCCGCCGCGGCCCTGGGCAAGAAAATCGGTATCGTGGACTTCACCCGCGGCGAGTTGGGCACGCGCGGTACGCCGGCCACCCGGGCCGCCGAGGCCGAGGCCGCCAGCCGGATTCTGGGCCTGAGCGCGCGCGAAAACCTGGGGCTGCCCGACGGCTTCTTCCGCAACGACCGGGAGCACCAGCTGCCCCTGATTGCCGCCCTGCGCCGCTACCAGCCCGACGTGGTCCTCTGCAACGCCATTCAGGACCGGCACCCCGACCACGGCCGCGGGGCCAGCCTGGCCTCGGAAGCCTGCTTTCTGAGCGGGCTGCGCATGATTGAAACCTTCGACGCCGACGGCCAGCCCCAGCAGCCTTGGCGCCCCCGTACCGTGTACCACTACATCCAGGACCGGCAGATTGCCCCCGACTTCGTGGTCGACATCACCGAGTTCTGGCCCGGCAAGTGGGCGTCCATCCAAGCTTACAAAACCCAGTTCTTCGACCCCAACAGCCAGGAGCCGGTCACGTACCTGTCCACGCCGGTGTTTACCCAGTTTATGGAAGCCCGGGCCCGGGAGTTCGGCCACATCATCGGCGTCGAGTTCGGGGAAGGCTTCACCCGGCAGCGGCCCGTGGGCGTGCGCGATATTACGGCGCTGCTGTAG